aaaaaaatttcgggagaagccggcgaggtggttccgggagaagccggcgaggtggtcggagatcgggagaatgccggcgacgagagggagaagggggaacgggggaggagggaTTTAAGGgtggtttgaggggtgtttttttttttcttttcaaaacgaaacggaggaggaggaaggggggtgtatgagaaaatttcaagggcaatatggtaattacactaaaggttagtttgggttttttttttttggtttttgggggggtgtcctgagcaatagggggggtgtatatagaactacccttttggggtggttctatatacaccccccctattgctcaggacaccccccaaaaattaaaaaaaaattaaatactctctacacccccccccatttgctaaggacacccctaaaaaattaaaaattcctaaattaccccccaccctccccaccccctcacctaaattgctctctacaccccccaaaccccccccaccccgctcttcccctccaaaacacctcgccaacgcccaaaaccccccgttcccccttctccctctcgtcgccggcattctcccgatctccgaccacctcgccggcttctcccggaaccacctcgccggcttctcccgaaattttttttttcacggttcgtgctccgttcggcactggatcgccgaacaaaagacttctgttcggctgaacagtgccggacagaagccttctgttcggcactgtgcagccgaacagatctgttcggttgagggttgccgaacagaaggcttctgttcggcactgttcagccgaacagaagccttttgttcggcgatccagtgccgaacggagcacgaaccgtgaaaaaaaaaaatttcgggagaagccggcgaggtggttccgggagaagccggcgaggtggtcggagatcgggagaatgccggcgacgagagggagaagggggaacgggggaggagggaTTTAAGGgtggtttgaggggtgttttttttttttcttttcaaaacgaaacggaggaggaggaaggggggtgtatgagaaaatttcaagggcaatatggtaattacactaaaggttagtttgggtttttttttttttggtttttggggggggtgtcctgagcaataggggggggtgtatatagaactacccattCTTTTGCCTGGATCGCTTTCCAATCAATATTAATTAAGAATTCAGAAGAGGTCGCTTTCCTCCTTCCGCCGCTTGACGGGCGAAGCTCTCCTTTCCTGCACAAGGAAAGGAGAATAAATATATCATTCAAAATAAAACCGTCCTTTCAGAGATTCTACGATATCCAGCCCAAGATCTTCACTTTCCTCCTTTTACCACCAATCCGTCCCAAAATTCCTCAGATTCCTGAGTCGAAATGTGGTCCCTTCTTCGCTGGATTATTGAATTCGAGCTCGAATCCCGGCCTCGGAGATGGGGAAATTGATCCGGAATTAGGGAGTCTGAGGGATCTTTTGTGGTTGTTCCGGAATCTCGGTAATATGCGGTCGCTTCTGCCGGGATGCGCGTCCCCGAAGGTGCAGGAGGATGGCAGGAGCGACAGCAAAGGCAGGACGCATCTCTATTTGAACGTCTACGATCTTACCCCCATGAACAATTATCTATATCTATTCGGCCTCGGGGTCTTCCACTCTGGGATCCAAGGTGCGTTTCCTTGTAATTCCCTTTTATTTCATCTATTTTTCTTGAGAAATCTGGTGGGAGTTGAATTTAATTGTTTAGACCAGTCCCGTCGCACCGTTATTAGTTGGTTTCTTTTTGGATTCCCGAAAGGATTGTAAGTATTCATGCGAAGCGTGCGTTGTTGCGCTGTCATGATCACTGTAGAGTTGCAAAGGTTAAAAATTTTACCTTTGGGTGGTCAGGCTGATGCTTAGAGAGCGCGAAGAAAAGGGTGTGTGTACACTGACGAGTTTTCTTTGAATTAGAATGAATAGCaaatatttcagaatttaaaagTACCCCTTCCACACCTACACGCCAAACCCCCATATTCTCTCGTTCTTTCTCTGGTAAATTTTTCTCTCTGATAGAAGCAAGAATGGTAGAGTTTGATACGTTATAGATTATTTGAACTTGTTGACTTCATAAAGTTGGATCTTTTGTAGATTATGATCTGTTGGCTTTATAAGGAAGAGCTATGAAATTCTGAAGTCCTGATTATAATGGGCCAGTTTTCCTTTTTGAATTTGTACTTGTTATTTGGGAGTAATAGAAGGACTAAAGAGTAAGAATTTGGCGTCCATCCTTCTACCACTTTCTTGTGAAATATGAGATATATCCATGATAGAGGCTTTCGTAGGAAGTGTTTTCTCCTTGATGCCACAAGATGGGTAGGATAAATTGCGGTTTGGGTCTACGTTATGGGGGAAAGTTATATTAAAACTAGCATTAAATTTCTTCTGGACCCTGGACAATAGATCTTACCTAATAGGTCATATTAAAACTTAGCTTATAGTATCCAGGGGTTGAGGACTCTGAATCTTTATATAATATGTAACAAGTTATCCTTCTATTACTGGAACGAAGGCATTAAGTTGCGTGAAGGATACCCATGTGTCATGTAAAGAGAAGCCATGCAAATCAAGGTAGTTGGATCATGGTCAAAGCCCCAAAACTATGTCTTGTCTAAGCTAATAGACATGTCACATGTGTATCATCTACAAAATTGATTGAGATTGAGCTTGTGAAATTTTATGTGAACAAAGGTAGGATAATGGAGGATATAAAAGCATAGAGATAAGATTAAGAACATGATGAGCGTAGTGGCAGGGAGACCTGCTGGGTTCATAAATTTAACAAAAGGCTTGAGTTTGCTGTTCGTGGATGATCATTGAAGATCTACTAGAACAAGGTTAGTAGTTACAATGcaattttctctttcctttatttttcctaaaatgaTATTTAGAAGAGATTTAAGAGATacgatgcaatttttttttgttgcccaTCTTATCTGCTGTTTGGAGTTTTTCCTATTATGTTGTCTGCTTGCTGTCATAATGGAACTAGCTACATGTAAGCAGTTGTGAAGATGGAACTAAGTTTCATTTCCTTTTTGTTTAAGGATTTGTTACCTTTTGCTCTTCTCTCCTCCCCTTTGCTAGCTTTTAtcgttcttctccttcttcctctctccctcttcttcttagcccttttatttttcttgctgCTCTTATATATAGAATCTATTCCCTGCCACTGCACAATAGTCCATTGCATCCCAAACTCTTAAAAACTTATTTTTCTGCTCTTTCAACAGACATAGGCAACTGGTCTAAGTGCAACATGTTCACACATATTTGCTAGGGGCAGCATCGGACTTGTgatatttttattatcttttGAACCAAATGCCGGAATCCAATTTTATGTCAGCATTGGACTTGTGTTGACTCTAACCCAACCAAGTGAAGGTTGTTATTGGGTATTAGGTGTGCTATTAAACTACAGACTGTGACCTTGAGTTTCAGAATCTGCTACGATGCAGCTAGTTCAACTTTGTCAACCAGTGgttcttgtcttcttctttaACATTGATTGTGAATCCACCTGtctttctcttatgatgaacctTTTTTGCTAAACAAAGATATTTATATTGTTCTTCTTTTTTGGATCGTTCTGGAAATTTCTGGGTCCAAACCTATGCCTAATGTTTAGGCATCGAGTAATTTATTTTCACCTGCTGGTGCTCTGACATTGGAGTTGTGTTTGTAAATTGATTGTTCATATAATTTGTATACACTTGCCGTTTGTTTACATTGGCATGCTCATCGCCAGTCCTAAATCCATGTGTGCATGTGAACTGGCCACATATTTTGGTGAGAAGACTTACTCAAATGCTTGCGCATTAAGCTTCACTAGAAAAGCTTGGAATTTAGAGCATGTGTCGCTCAggaggatctgaggagggtggATGCAGAAATTCTTTGATCAAATGGATGTTTTCGTTGGAGCTTGGATCTTTCCAGTCCAACAGATTGATGCATGAACAATAGCAAAATTGGTTGTTAGACAGAAAAGAAGTTAATGCAAGAAAACAAGATTAGCATTTTTGTATGAGAATTGGGCCTTGATAAATTCTTATATGGATTGGCAGCCCACAGGTTGACTCATTCAATTGATCTTGGTGTAGGACAATTGCTGAAACTATTTGGTTTTATATGTAAATCTGTGATACTACAGTTTTCAATGCATCTGTTACAAATATGTGTTACATAAAGTTGATCTATGAGAGTTTGTTCattcttttcttctgtttttccaagaagtgTCATTATGAGAGTGAGGTGTATTTTGTGCTTGGGAAGTTGTTATCTCAGTTACTAGAGTCTATAGTTGTTTCATATTCAAATTCAACAGTTGTACCAGtgtttattaataaaaaaaaattagttgaaATGACTGAGATGCATATTtagtaatttatttttgttgggGGGTCTAGCCCATTTATCAAAGTCTATTGTGTCGACATGTTATTTGGTTACTGATGTATCtgcttttttttcatttggtCTAAGCTGTCTTCTACCACTTAGTTGCCAGAATGATGAGCAGGCACGGGAGAGGTTTGTGCATGCAGAGAAAtggatacttttggaaatacttTTAGTAAGGAACTCTTAGAAAACGGATGTAGGTTTGAGATTCTAGGAAGATTTCGAAGCGGGCGCATCAACTTAGATAGAAGATTACGGCTACCAAGATACTGGCACAATTTAGATTCATGTTCTAGTAGAAATGGCAAAGTAGTAATTGATGTTCCAAAACTTCAAACCAACAAGATTTCAATTGAATGACTGCACATCATTATTGATCTAAAATGTGAAAAGCCTGAAAGAGTGCACCCGCAAGTTATTTGAGTTTGgcaaaatttcatattttgaaGGGAGAtaatattgtatgctcaaaGAACGAAACAAGACAAGATTATTCTCTCAGGGCTCTGCACATATAACCTGCTAATTATTGATCTCCTAGATTCTTGTTGTTATAATTTgctttttttcaaatattttcaagttctttttttttttacttgacAAACAGTACATGGTATGGAGTACGGATTTGGAGCACATGAGTACCCCACTAGTGGAGTGTTTGAGGTGGAACCAAGATGCTGCCCTGGTTTTGTCTTCCGGCGTTCTGTGTGGCTGGGCACCACTGACGTGTCTCGTTCAGAGTTCCGCAGCTTCATCGAAAACCTTGCTGGAAAATATCATGGCGACACCTACCATCTGTTCGTCAAGAACTGCAATCATTTCACTGACGATGTTTGTATGCATTTGACTGGAAAACCAATTCCAGGATGGGTAAATCGGCTTGCAAGATTAGGTCAGTATCTTATCTGAATATGTTTGCTGTCCTCCAAAGGAATGGTGGGTATCAATAATTGTGAACTTGTGTGAAGCTTCAGGTTCTTTCTGCAACTGTCTTCTACCAGAAAATATTCAGGTTAAATCGGTTGGAAATTTACCAGCTCAACCACTACTCTCCGGTAAGTTTGTATTATATTAATGAAATAATTATGGTTTATTAGTTTCCACCTGGAATCACATCCAAACCAGTTAGGTTGATCTTCTAGCCTTACAGTTGTAAGATATTTGCGCAATCTCTTGGACATCTGGTAGGTTCCAGTGGCAAAGGTATGGATCAAGTCTCGCAGTCAGACTTCTGGTCTGCCCATGGGCTATGGCTGCTTTACTCCgctcaaaagaaataaaattaataacacTTGATATTTAAGGCATGTTTTATCTTCCAAAAAACCATGATGGTCTGTGATGTTGCCTAACTTCATACAAAGAAGTCTGATGACTAAAAACTGAGAAATCTCAATTTCATTTTTACTTGAAGACATGCCACCTTGTTTTACTGTAGTACACGGTTTTTTCAGCGTCCAAACAGCTCAGCTTTGAATTAGAAAAGTTACTGAAGAAACTAAAGCCTTTAAGCACTGCCTAAACTAATGTTATCCAATTTTATGCGGATTCGATGCTTCCATGTTTTATGATGTGAAGTGAATGGAATTGCTAACTATTGGCTTCTTttgatgggggaaaacatttcaGAAGATGAGTTGGTGTCAGTTACTTCATCAACTGTGGAGGAGAGTGAAGAGGAAGATCCAGATCATCAGCTGCTACTGACACCAAACGACGACCCAGCACATTTAAGAGAGAAACAATTGAGGCTTGTTAAAGATGTTCAGTGAATTTTCCCTCTCCCCTATTTGTCATCTCTGTTCTTCAATGGTGCTTACTGATTTCACTTGTATAATTATATGTGCTCCTTAACCCTTGTCTTTGTGTCTCATTACCCCAAGTCTTAGTCCTCTAAGTGGCCTGCATCTGCTGTATTGTTAAATGTTCTCTTCTTTTCCCAAATTTGATGCAGACATCGACGTCTAATTCCCTTTAAATAGAGTGAAGATCAAAGTGTTCATAAATTCTATGAAGCATATGTATGTTTTTTTGGTTATTGgattattttttcctttcttaaaaaaattatgctatgtattattatttgttttctttttttatagtgtatatattcttttttcttttcttttctttttccaacaGACAAGTTctgaaaacttgatcaagcaACCCTTCTGATTCGTGCTGTTCTTTCCTAAGCAGAGTTATGTTTTGTAGACTGAGATAATGATTATCTcggaaaattaaaaatatggtCAAAATCTATGCTGATATGTTAGACATATAATTATCGATTAATTtaagatattaattttatttaggaaggattttttttttgttgttgtttgtgAAATGAGGTGGTCGTTGGACGGATCGAGTCTACTGCTCAATGGGAAGGCTGAAGGCATAGTTGCTTCACAGTACTATGCCAGCTCCAGCGGGCGGTTCGAGTTTATTGCTTGTCAGATGAAGCTTTTATACCGCAGAAAAATCTTCGAGTAGGATTAAATGATAGGAAAAGCGAGGACTAGAGAAATGAGGGTTTTCGCTCATCGAATCCATCAAGCTGCCCCGGTTGAGCCGAAGGGCTTTATGGGAATCATCTCTCTTTTGAAATCATAAGGCCGTCGCCGTATGTGGCGATCGAAACTGGTTCTGTTACTATCTAGGCCGACATAATAGAGACCGAGATATTTGTGCATCGTTTCAGATACAAACCGAGATTtcagctgaaaaaaaaaaacaatgactCATAATAAATTCTCTCCAGCATAAAAGTTATTTATTTTAGTATTCAAAATTATtcaaatatagataaaaaattgaATATACGACTAATATCTGTATCcatattcataaaaaaaatatagatataaataaataactatcTTGGATATccgtttttttaattttatttaattttatatagcactcataaatctttaagaaaaataaatgaccatattaatatgattttaatttgatttatcatCTACTTAGCAATATTTTTGATAGTGTagtcataaaatttaattatctgaTTTGTATTCGTATTTACATTCATATTTTTGAtatctgatatatatatatattcatttaaaataaatatgaatataaattgttgcatccgactaatatctatatccgtattcattaaata
Above is a genomic segment from Phoenix dactylifera cultivar Barhee BC4 chromosome 2, palm_55x_up_171113_PBpolish2nd_filt_p, whole genome shotgun sequence containing:
- the LOC103712182 gene encoding deSI-like protein At4g17486 isoform X2, which translates into the protein MRSLLPGCASPKVQEDGRSDSKGRTHLYLNVYDLTPMNNYLYLFGLGVFHSGIQVHGMEYGFGAHEYPTSGVFEVEPRCCPGFVFRRSVWLGTTDVSRSEFRSFIENLAGKYHGDTYHLFVKNCNHFTDDVCMHLTGKPIPGWVNRLARLGSFCNCLLPENIQVKSVGNLPAQPLLSEDELVSVTSSTVEESEEEDPDHQLLLTPNDDPAHLREKQLRLVKDVQ
- the LOC103712182 gene encoding deSI-like protein At4g17486 isoform X1, which encodes MRSLLPGCASPKVQEDGRSDSKGRTHLYLNVYDLTPMNNYLYLFGLGVFHSGIQVHGMEYGFGAHEYPTSGVFEVEPRCCPGFVFRRSVWLGTTDVSRSEFRSFIENLAGKYHGDTYHLFVKNCNHFTDDVCMHLTGKPIPGWVNRLARLASGSFCNCLLPENIQVKSVGNLPAQPLLSEDELVSVTSSTVEESEEEDPDHQLLLTPNDDPAHLREKQLRLVKDVQ